From the Candidatus Bathyarchaeia archaeon genome, one window contains:
- the glnA gene encoding type I glutamate--ammonia ligase has translation MPSWWYNQNKNVELCFKLMRNAEHVLLHFTDLLGYFRGRTVPIEEVEDAISEGVGFDGSSLVGGVGIEESDMIMKPDISTFTVCPYYFYDKSVVSFICNIYTPEGEPFERDPRYICQKSLEKMRAEGYEPTAAAELEFYLVRKTPDEGFQPVENHLTDKHRYFDIAPGRDLTESFRLDLTNALFTMGIEVEREHHEVGPAQNEITFKYSDPVTTSDNIVRYKFAAKAVADRKYGWIATFMPKPWFGKPGSGMHIHLGLFDVKTGRNLFYDRNGYAYLSQKCRYFIGGILEHARALCAIVAPTVNSYKRLVPGYEAPVYVTWGRKNRSALIRVPEYFPGKENEARIEFRCPDPLCNPYLAYVAVFEAGLDGIRKKIEPGAPVDANVYHLSEAKRRELGIKMLPGSLKEALEEWESDDICIRALGRETAEKYLELKMQEWREYEPYMPENRNEVTLWEQQKYIYA, from the coding sequence ATGCCAAGTTGGTGGTACAATCAGAACAAAAATGTTGAGTTATGCTTTAAGCTCATGAGAAACGCTGAGCATGTTTTACTTCATTTTACGGATCTGCTTGGATACTTTAGAGGTAGGACAGTGCCTATAGAGGAAGTTGAGGACGCTATATCTGAGGGCGTAGGCTTTGACGGGTCATCCTTGGTTGGCGGCGTCGGCATAGAGGAAAGCGACATGATTATGAAGCCTGACATAAGCACATTCACCGTTTGCCCCTACTACTTTTACGATAAAAGTGTTGTCAGCTTCATCTGCAACATATACACACCAGAAGGAGAACCCTTCGAAAGGGATCCCCGCTACATATGCCAAAAAAGCCTCGAAAAAATGCGCGCTGAAGGATACGAACCGACAGCCGCCGCAGAACTCGAATTTTATTTGGTGCGGAAGACTCCAGATGAAGGCTTTCAGCCTGTTGAAAACCATTTAACAGACAAGCATAGGTACTTTGACATAGCTCCGGGCCGCGACCTAACTGAAAGCTTTAGACTGGATTTGACTAACGCCCTTTTCACCATGGGCATAGAGGTCGAAAGGGAACACCACGAGGTCGGACCTGCCCAAAACGAGATAACCTTCAAATATTCAGATCCCGTGACCACTTCGGATAACATTGTGCGATATAAGTTTGCAGCCAAAGCCGTTGCAGATAGGAAATATGGTTGGATAGCCACTTTCATGCCTAAACCATGGTTTGGAAAGCCTGGAAGCGGCATGCACATTCACCTTGGGCTCTTCGACGTAAAAACTGGAAGAAACCTATTCTATGACAGGAATGGGTACGCTTACCTATCGCAGAAATGCCGCTACTTTATAGGTGGAATCCTTGAGCATGCAAGGGCCCTATGCGCCATCGTAGCTCCAACAGTTAACAGCTACAAGAGACTTGTGCCGGGCTATGAGGCGCCAGTTTACGTTACATGGGGCAGGAAAAACCGTTCAGCCTTAATAAGAGTGCCCGAATACTTCCCGGGAAAGGAGAATGAAGCGAGAATAGAGTTTCGATGTCCAGATCCTCTATGCAATCCTTATCTGGCTTATGTTGCAGTTTTTGAGGCTGGCCTTGACGGCATTAGAAAGAAGATTGAGCCAGGTGCCCCAGTGGACGCGAACGTTTACCATTTAAGTGAGGCTAAGCGTAGAGAGCTTGGAATCAAAATGTTGCCGGGTTCGCTTAAAGAGGCATTGGAAGAATGGGAAAGCGACGACATCTGCATAAGAGCCTTAGGCAGAGAGACGGCCGAAAAATACTTGGAGTTGAAAATGCAGGAGTGGAGGGAATACGAGCCCTACATGCCAGAAAACAGAAACGAAGTTACATTGTGGGAGCAGCAAAAATACATTTACGCCTAA
- a CDS encoding class I SAM-dependent methyltransferase family protein, translated as MKHLKHLLSTVLPPEEVPTIYGSYDIVGDIAIIRLSEESRKYGRIIAETIMKIHKNVKTVLAQTSPVHGDFRLRELKHLAGEYKTETVHREFGCLFLVDLKTCYFSPRLSFERMRIAKLVKDGETIVNMFAGVGCFSIVTAKHSRAEKIYSIDINPAAVQYMRENIKLNQVDDRVVPLEGDAKDIIQEKLRGIADRVLMPLPEKAFEYLPHALLSLKDGYGWIHYYDFEHARKGENPIEKVKAKVAVELEKLGVQFDIYCGRIVRTTGPNWYQVVLDILCKGLKV; from the coding sequence ATGAAACACTTAAAACATCTGCTTTCAACAGTTCTGCCGCCGGAAGAAGTGCCCACCATTTACGGTTCCTATGATATAGTGGGGGATATAGCCATCATACGCTTATCTGAAGAGTCCAGAAAATATGGTCGGATCATTGCCGAAACAATCATGAAGATTCATAAGAACGTCAAGACAGTCTTGGCTCAAACGAGCCCTGTTCATGGGGATTTCAGACTGCGGGAACTTAAACATCTTGCCGGAGAGTACAAAACGGAAACGGTTCACAGGGAGTTTGGATGCCTATTCCTAGTTGACCTAAAAACGTGCTATTTCTCGCCTAGGCTTTCCTTTGAAAGAATGCGCATCGCGAAGCTTGTTAAGGATGGCGAAACCATAGTGAATATGTTTGCTGGGGTTGGATGCTTCTCCATAGTTACTGCTAAACACTCGAGAGCCGAGAAAATATACTCCATAGACATAAACCCCGCGGCGGTCCAATACATGCGGGAGAACATCAAACTTAACCAAGTTGATGACAGGGTAGTGCCTCTAGAAGGAGATGCAAAAGACATTATACAAGAAAAGCTTCGAGGCATAGCAGACAGGGTTCTAATGCCTCTTCCCGAAAAAGCCTTTGAATACCTCCCCCATGCCCTTTTATCGCTAAAAGATGGCTATGGCTGGATACATTACTACGATTTTGAACATGCAAGGAAAGGCGAAAACCCTATTGAGAAGGTTAAGGCAAAGGTCGCCGTTGAACTTGAAAAACTGGGGGTGCAATTCGACATTTATTGTGGTCGAATAGTTAGGACGACGGGGCCAAACTGGTATCAAGTTGTTTTGGACATACTGTGCAAGGGTTTGAAAGTCTAG
- a CDS encoding nucleotide sugar dehydrogenase, with amino-acid sequence MSPTMDPPRALEEKGAHGSEKTTVSVIGCERIGILHACLLAEAGFRVLCVDYDRALIEQISKGRAPFLNQEIEPILQKGLENKKIQVSCSLEEAAGNEIILVSTAVKVNERGAVDYSDIERIFKKVGSHLRKNALVINVSTVGIGVNEGIIRETIENASGFKVGEDVYFAYCPVPLPEKQTLRSLANCRRIVAAQDKASLEKASNIMAAITRAGFAKSLDLKAAEAAVLFETLCRNVDSALANEFAAFCEKIGVDYLSAQSLVFTSVGRFSQLAWDSFGGEKALPLLFEAAETQNVKLKISQTALELSKEMARRIVSLVQDALKSCGKSIRRAKIAVLGASQTPNVADVPKSSLKDFVKMLERKGAKPSIYDPYLSQKVIDLEPQLIKENLMEALEGVDCIVIFTGHEQFKRLNLRKIKLLANMPTALVDLERLLEPAKVEAEGFVYRGLGRGVWKK; translated from the coding sequence ATGTCGCCAACGATGGATCCGCCAAGGGCTTTGGAGGAAAAAGGTGCGCATGGAAGCGAGAAAACCACGGTTAGTGTTATTGGATGCGAACGTATCGGCATACTTCACGCATGCCTCTTAGCGGAGGCGGGATTCAGAGTTTTATGTGTTGACTATGACAGAGCTTTAATTGAGCAAATCTCTAAGGGCAGAGCCCCATTCTTAAATCAGGAGATAGAGCCCATTCTTCAGAAAGGCTTGGAAAATAAAAAAATACAAGTTTCATGCAGTCTCGAGGAGGCTGCCGGAAATGAGATTATACTGGTTTCAACAGCTGTTAAAGTGAATGAAAGAGGAGCCGTAGACTACTCGGATATTGAAAGAATATTCAAGAAAGTCGGCTCGCACCTCCGAAAAAACGCGTTAGTTATAAACGTTAGCACTGTTGGGATAGGCGTTAACGAGGGGATCATCAGGGAAACCATTGAGAACGCATCCGGGTTCAAAGTTGGCGAAGACGTTTATTTTGCATATTGCCCTGTCCCCCTACCTGAAAAGCAGACATTGAGAAGCTTGGCAAACTGCAGGCGTATTGTAGCAGCGCAAGATAAAGCAAGTTTAGAGAAAGCGTCAAACATTATGGCCGCTATAACGAGAGCGGGGTTTGCGAAGTCGTTAGACCTTAAGGCGGCAGAGGCTGCAGTGCTTTTTGAGACTTTATGTAGAAACGTTGATTCAGCGTTAGCTAACGAGTTCGCTGCCTTTTGTGAGAAGATTGGAGTTGACTATTTGAGTGCCCAGAGTTTAGTGTTTACGAGTGTAGGCAGATTTTCTCAGCTTGCCTGGGACAGCTTTGGCGGTGAAAAAGCTCTTCCATTACTGTTTGAGGCTGCAGAAACCCAAAATGTTAAACTTAAAATTTCACAGACAGCCCTAGAGCTAAGCAAGGAGATGGCGAGGCGCATAGTTAGCCTTGTTCAAGATGCATTGAAAAGCTGCGGAAAATCCATCCGCAGGGCGAAAATCGCTGTGCTCGGCGCTTCCCAAACCCCAAATGTAGCAGATGTTCCCAAGAGTTCATTGAAAGATTTCGTAAAAATGCTTGAAAGGAAGGGGGCCAAGCCAAGCATTTACGACCCATACCTATCGCAAAAGGTCATAGACCTTGAACCACAATTGATTAAAGAAAACCTTATGGAAGCCCTAGAGGGAGTGGACTGTATAGTGATCTTCACGGGACATGAACAATTTAAACGGTTAAATTTAAGAAAAATCAAGCTTTTAGCAAACATGCCAACTGCACTCGTTGACCTTGAGAGGCTTCTGGAGCCCGCGAAAGTTGAAGCTGAGGGCTTCGTGTATCGTGGTTTAGGAAGAGGTGTTTGGAAAAAATGA
- a CDS encoding DNA-directed RNA polymerase subunit P: protein MEKMAPGLVYECLRCGAKVSTEELELRGGEIKCTVCGYRVLKKIRPPVVKRIKAR, encoded by the coding sequence ATGGAGAAGATGGCTCCAGGACTAGTTTACGAGTGTTTAAGGTGCGGTGCAAAAGTTTCCACGGAGGAGCTTGAGCTCCGAGGTGGAGAAATAAAGTGCACTGTTTGCGGTTATAGAGTTCTGAAGAAAATAAGGCCTCCCGTGGTGAAACGCATTAAGGCCAGATGA
- a CDS encoding Lrp/AsnC family transcriptional regulator, giving the protein MSRANIQGDIFEEEAKALGAKKNVALNDVDLRILKALTSDARLSSRQLAKQCGVSTSTVLSRIKRLEESGVIRGYTTIVDHEKLGYELTVVVELTVSKGRLLEVENEVAKIPNVCCVYDVTGLIDAIIIAKFKSREELSRFAKRLLAMPYVERTNTHVVLTTIKEDFRELV; this is encoded by the coding sequence ATGAGCCGTGCAAATATTCAAGGAGACATTTTTGAGGAAGAAGCGAAGGCGTTAGGTGCCAAAAAGAATGTTGCTCTGAACGATGTTGACCTCAGAATATTGAAGGCTTTAACATCGGATGCTCGATTATCCTCAAGGCAGCTTGCTAAACAGTGTGGTGTTTCAACGAGCACTGTGCTTTCAAGGATTAAGAGGCTGGAAGAAAGCGGTGTAATAAGGGGGTACACCACCATAGTTGACCATGAAAAACTTGGCTACGAGCTAACAGTTGTGGTTGAATTAACGGTTTCTAAAGGGCGTTTATTGGAGGTGGAAAACGAAGTTGCAAAAATACCTAACGTCTGCTGTGTCTACGACGTGACTGGTTTAATAGACGCCATAATAATCGCCAAATTCAAAAGCAGAGAAGAACTAAGCAGGTTTGCAAAGAGACTGCTGGCGATGCCCTACGTGGAAAGAACAAACACCCACGTAGTGCTGACAACAATAAAAGAGGACTTCAGAGAACTAGTCTAG
- a CDS encoding creatininase family protein → MKVMLHEMSWVEAKEYFSKNDIAIIPVGSNEQHGPQNPLGTDHLIAKAIAEETAKRTGVVCLQVIPFGVSHHHRQFWGTIHISPKTFKSYVKEVCLSLSYFGVRKIVIVNGHGGNLAALAELARELRENGIFVSIFQWWPAAGKLLPDIFKPEERGHAGAEETSMNLALHPRLVCMDKAVDEEVRRYFAEGAGITLPLDTADYTSSGVFGKSTTASAEKGRKIFEAVVNELVKHVNLLKNARIEDLMAKSKI, encoded by the coding sequence ATGAAGGTTATGCTTCACGAGATGAGCTGGGTTGAGGCAAAAGAGTATTTCAGCAAAAATGATATTGCCATAATCCCCGTGGGTTCGAACGAGCAGCATGGCCCGCAAAATCCCCTTGGAACAGATCATTTAATTGCTAAAGCCATTGCAGAGGAAACAGCCAAACGCACTGGCGTCGTATGTCTACAAGTTATACCCTTCGGTGTGAGCCACCATCACAGACAGTTCTGGGGCACAATTCACATTTCTCCAAAAACATTCAAAAGCTACGTGAAGGAGGTTTGTCTATCCTTAAGCTATTTCGGCGTAAGAAAGATAGTCATAGTTAACGGGCATGGTGGAAACCTCGCAGCTTTAGCGGAGCTTGCTAGAGAGTTAAGAGAAAACGGCATTTTCGTATCCATCTTCCAATGGTGGCCTGCAGCCGGCAAACTCCTCCCAGACATTTTCAAGCCCGAGGAAAGGGGACACGCTGGGGCTGAGGAAACATCCATGAACCTAGCCCTTCATCCACGTCTTGTGTGCATGGATAAAGCCGTTGACGAGGAGGTACGCAGATACTTCGCTGAAGGTGCAGGCATAACCCTACCTCTAGACACGGCCGACTACACTAGTTCAGGGGTTTTCGGCAAATCAACAACAGCCTCTGCGGAAAAAGGAAGAAAAATCTTTGAGGCTGTTGTCAACGAGCTGGTTAAACACGTCAATTTGTTGAAGAACGCGAGGATAGAAGATTTAATGGCTAAGTCAAAGATCTAG
- a CDS encoding Gfo/Idh/MocA family oxidoreductase, whose product MSGKIGVAVIGAGFWGKNHARVFSELEETELLAICDINAERAKNIAKQFDVEAYVEVGKMLKRKDIEAVSVCTWSTSLAKEAMKALKAGKHVLVEKPMAANSKQAEALIKTAEKEGLHLTVGFLMRFIPGLQYIKKAIEDKRIGELVCATAKRVSQWPERIGDVGVVKDLAIHDIDVARYLFGGEPIAVYAKTGNMKHRLYEDYAHIMLTFEGGKNAFIESNWLTPYKTRTLIVTGSEAIMKLDYITQELTIEDAKETVQPRLPWQEPLKLELQHFANCILGKEKPLITGEDGLRALRIAEAALKSSKTGRLVKLK is encoded by the coding sequence ATGAGTGGAAAAATTGGAGTGGCAGTGATCGGGGCCGGTTTTTGGGGTAAAAACCATGCCAGAGTGTTTAGCGAACTCGAAGAAACAGAGCTTTTGGCGATCTGCGACATCAACGCTGAAAGGGCAAAAAACATTGCTAAGCAGTTCGACGTCGAGGCTTACGTGGAAGTGGGGAAAATGCTTAAAAGAAAGGACATTGAGGCGGTGAGTGTTTGCACATGGTCCACAAGTCTTGCAAAAGAGGCAATGAAGGCGTTAAAAGCTGGAAAACACGTCCTAGTTGAAAAGCCCATGGCAGCAAACTCAAAACAAGCAGAGGCCCTTATAAAAACGGCAGAAAAAGAGGGCTTACACCTCACAGTGGGATTTTTGATGCGCTTTATCCCGGGTTTACAGTACATTAAGAAAGCTATTGAGGATAAGAGAATAGGCGAACTTGTATGCGCAACAGCAAAAAGGGTTTCCCAATGGCCTGAAAGGATAGGCGACGTAGGTGTTGTAAAAGACTTGGCAATCCACGACATCGACGTAGCCCGTTATCTCTTCGGCGGCGAACCAATCGCTGTTTACGCAAAAACTGGAAACATGAAACATAGACTTTATGAGGATTACGCCCACATAATGCTAACTTTCGAAGGCGGAAAAAACGCTTTCATCGAATCCAATTGGCTGACACCATACAAAACACGGACATTAATAGTTACGGGAAGCGAAGCGATAATGAAGCTGGATTATATCACGCAGGAGCTAACGATAGAGGATGCAAAGGAAACAGTTCAGCCGAGACTTCCATGGCAAGAACCATTAAAACTTGAGCTTCAACACTTTGCAAATTGCATTTTAGGAAAGGAGAAACCCCTAATAACCGGGGAGGATGGGTTAAGAGCCCTAAGAATAGCTGAAGCTGCATTAAAATCCTCAAAAACCGGGAGACTCGTGAAATTAAAATAA
- the glmM gene encoding phosphoglucosamine mutase has protein sequence MLSSRRLFGTNGIRGTANRELTPDLVAKIGAAIGTFFKCGRLIVGHDARTSSPMLTKAVISGLNAAGCDVMFTGMAPTPALQYAVKNHGVNGAVIVTASHNPPEYNGIKVVWNDGIEISREQEVEIESIFFEGRIRYAEWDRIGETKTIHGIIGEYVEAIKRHVDIARIAGKRYHVVIDAANSVAALAAPKLLRDLGCKVTTINANIDGTFPTRPPEPRPENLSELALTVKALNADVGVAFDGDADRAIFVDETGEIHWGDKTFALVEKHFLMKNPGEKIVSPISSSTLVKDIAEAYGGEVVWTKVGSVTVSHTMKRLNAKLGGEENGGIFYGPHQAVRDGAMATALILDIMANTNKPLSKLLGELPKYYIEKGKVDCPNEIKEKVLEKLIEQTKGQNISTIDGIKIWFEDKSSILMRPSGTEPLYRLYAEAKTKEKAEELIHEFSLKLKRIIDNVKG, from the coding sequence ATGCTAAGCTCCAGAAGATTGTTTGGAACAAATGGGATTCGAGGAACAGCAAACAGAGAGTTAACTCCAGACCTTGTGGCGAAAATTGGAGCGGCCATAGGCACTTTCTTTAAATGCGGAAGACTAATAGTGGGGCATGATGCCAGAACAAGCAGCCCGATGCTTACAAAAGCGGTGATTTCTGGTCTAAACGCCGCAGGCTGCGATGTCATGTTTACTGGTATGGCCCCAACCCCCGCATTACAGTACGCCGTAAAAAATCATGGGGTGAACGGAGCGGTTATAGTGACGGCCTCCCATAACCCGCCAGAATATAATGGAATAAAAGTCGTGTGGAATGATGGAATAGAAATTTCACGAGAGCAAGAAGTGGAGATTGAAAGCATATTTTTCGAGGGTAGGATACGGTATGCTGAATGGGATAGGATAGGGGAAACAAAGACCATTCATGGAATCATTGGTGAATACGTGGAGGCTATCAAGAGGCATGTAGACATTGCAAGAATAGCGGGAAAACGCTACCATGTGGTTATTGACGCGGCAAACAGCGTGGCAGCCCTTGCAGCTCCGAAGCTTTTGAGGGATTTGGGCTGCAAAGTTACAACAATAAACGCGAATATCGATGGAACATTTCCGACAAGACCGCCGGAACCCCGTCCAGAGAATCTTTCAGAATTGGCTTTGACTGTTAAGGCTTTAAATGCGGATGTGGGTGTCGCCTTTGACGGGGACGCTGACCGCGCTATTTTTGTCGATGAAACTGGGGAAATCCACTGGGGTGATAAGACCTTCGCCCTCGTTGAGAAACATTTCTTGATGAAGAATCCGGGTGAAAAAATTGTTTCGCCAATAAGTTCCTCCACGCTGGTTAAGGATATTGCCGAGGCTTATGGCGGAGAGGTTGTTTGGACAAAAGTTGGAAGCGTAACAGTGTCCCATACCATGAAAAGGCTTAACGCGAAACTGGGAGGGGAAGAGAACGGTGGAATCTTTTACGGGCCCCATCAGGCAGTTAGGGATGGAGCCATGGCAACAGCCTTGATACTGGACATAATGGCGAACACAAATAAGCCGCTCTCTAAGCTCCTAGGCGAACTCCCAAAATATTACATTGAGAAGGGCAAAGTGGACTGCCCAAACGAAATTAAGGAAAAGGTTTTGGAGAAACTTATCGAGCAAACAAAGGGACAAAACATAAGCACAATTGACGGGATCAAAATATGGTTTGAGGACAAAAGCTCAATTCTAATGAGGCCGAGTGGAACCGAACCCCTTTACAGGCTTTATGCAGAGGCAAAAACGAAGGAGAAAGCTGAAGAGCTTATTCACGAGTTTAGTCTAAAGCTTAAAAGGATAATTGATAATGTAAAGGGCTAA
- a CDS encoding Trm112 family protein, with protein MKRKLMEILACPIDKHYPLELYVFEEREEIVEGLIVCPKCLRWYPIRDEIPEMLPDELRKESEDLPFLKKWREKIPEKILFEGKPFSLKK; from the coding sequence ATGAAAAGGAAGCTTATGGAAATACTCGCATGTCCAATAGACAAACATTATCCTTTGGAGTTGTATGTTTTTGAGGAAAGGGAGGAGATCGTTGAGGGTTTGATTGTCTGCCCGAAATGTTTGAGGTGGTATCCCATAAGGGATGAGATTCCGGAAATGCTTCCAGACGAACTTAGGAAGGAAAGCGAGGATTTGCCATTTCTGAAAAAGTGGAGGGAGAAAATCCCGGAGAAAATTCTTTTCGAGGGGAAGCCCTTCAGCCTGAAAAAGTGA
- the guaA gene encoding glutamine-hydrolyzing GMP synthase yields MKYDAILVLDFGGQYCHLIGRRIRENNVYSEIVPYDINPEEIKVLGEKLNVKGIILSGGPASVFDDNAPKPDMRIFDLGLPVLGLCYGHQLIAKIFGGDVKRAERREYGPAYAIIKKPVGVLEGLNRKEKVWMSHSDTVFSVTSDFEVLAFTKNCPVAAFKHKTKPIYGLQWHPEVTHTIKGMQMIHNFIFKVCGCSANWKMEDVIERMVDEVKSEVGDGKAIIALSGGIDSSVATLIAAKALGDRLTAVFVDHGFMREKEPEFVKNTFEKFGINLVVANAQDRFLEKLKGIKDPEAKRKVIGEEFIRVFEEIAERVGAEYLIQGTIYPDRIESGFRRFSDKIKTHHNVAGLPIKVKFKKIVEPLRDLYKDEVRKVAQLLGLPEEIVHRQPFPGPGLAVRVIGEVTREKIDIARKADEIVRKEIEKSGLKDRFWQYFAVLTDTKATGVKGDARAYGYVVAIRVVESREAMTASFAKIPFKILEKISTRITSEIPHVARVVYDITHKPPATIEWE; encoded by the coding sequence ATGAAATACGATGCGATATTGGTGTTGGATTTCGGTGGGCAATATTGCCATCTTATAGGGAGACGCATTAGGGAAAACAATGTATATTCAGAAATAGTGCCCTACGACATAAATCCGGAGGAAATTAAAGTTTTAGGCGAAAAACTCAACGTTAAAGGGATCATCCTATCCGGCGGACCTGCCAGCGTTTTTGACGATAATGCGCCTAAGCCAGATATGCGCATTTTTGATCTAGGCTTGCCTGTTTTAGGCTTATGTTATGGACACCAGCTCATAGCCAAAATTTTCGGCGGCGATGTTAAACGGGCTGAGCGCAGAGAATATGGTCCAGCCTATGCAATTATTAAAAAGCCAGTAGGAGTTCTTGAAGGCTTAAATAGGAAAGAAAAGGTTTGGATGAGTCACAGTGACACCGTGTTTTCGGTTACGTCGGATTTTGAAGTTCTAGCATTTACGAAAAATTGTCCCGTGGCTGCTTTCAAGCATAAAACTAAGCCAATTTATGGTTTGCAATGGCATCCTGAGGTTACGCACACCATTAAAGGCATGCAAATGATTCATAACTTCATTTTTAAGGTGTGTGGTTGTTCCGCAAATTGGAAGATGGAGGACGTTATAGAGCGAATGGTTGATGAAGTGAAAAGCGAGGTTGGTGATGGAAAAGCGATAATAGCGTTAAGCGGTGGAATAGATTCCAGCGTGGCTACCTTAATTGCGGCCAAGGCGTTAGGCGACAGGCTGACAGCCGTTTTCGTTGACCATGGCTTCATGCGGGAGAAGGAACCAGAATTTGTGAAAAACACGTTTGAAAAGTTTGGGATAAATCTTGTAGTGGCTAATGCTCAAGACAGATTTTTGGAAAAGCTTAAGGGCATAAAAGACCCAGAGGCAAAAAGAAAGGTAATAGGTGAAGAGTTTATCCGTGTTTTCGAGGAAATAGCTGAAAGAGTAGGCGCGGAATACTTGATTCAAGGGACCATCTACCCTGACAGAATAGAATCTGGTTTCAGAAGGTTTTCAGACAAGATTAAAACGCATCATAACGTTGCAGGTCTCCCGATTAAAGTGAAATTTAAGAAGATAGTGGAGCCTCTAAGAGACCTCTATAAAGACGAAGTTAGAAAGGTTGCACAACTTCTCGGGTTGCCGGAGGAAATAGTTCACAGACAACCGTTCCCAGGTCCGGGGCTTGCCGTGAGGGTTATCGGTGAGGTAACACGGGAAAAAATTGACATTGCAAGAAAGGCGGATGAGATTGTAAGAAAGGAAATTGAGAAGAGCGGGTTAAAGGATAGGTTTTGGCAGTATTTTGCAGTTCTAACGGATACAAAAGCCACTGGTGTTAAGGGTGACGCAAGGGCATACGGCTATGTTGTCGCCATCAGAGTTGTGGAAAGCCGGGAAGCCATGACCGCGAGTTTCGCTAAAATACCGTTCAAGATTTTAGAAAAAATTTCCACAAGGATAACCAGCGAGATCCCCCATGTTGCAAGAGTAGTCTATGACATAACTCATAAGCCTCCGGCAACGATAGAGTGGGAGTAG